One segment of Bacteroidota bacterium DNA contains the following:
- the mutL gene encoding DNA mismatch repair endonuclease MutL — protein MADIINLLSDSIANQIAAGEVVQRPASVVKELLENSIDSGAQQIKLILKESGKSLIQITDDGCGMSETDARMSFERHATSKIKKATDLFNIQTMGFRGEALASIASVSKIELKTKRIEDEIGTKIVIEGGKLITHEPNACTSGTTISVKNLFYNIPVRKNFLKSNNVEYKYIISEFMHISLAKPEIKMLMTNEGRDIYHLNKGHLKKRITSLFGNRIEKQLVPLNEETPIVKIKGFIGKPERAKKSRGDQFLFVNGRFIKNPYFNHAIFNAYDNLLPDDSFPFYILFLEIPSKRIDINVHPTKTEVKFEDDKAIYSILRASIQKSLNEHHVAPSLDFEQEAFYNLLSREERDNKKEDSKIKISFGQDSNVSKKSSQVQVKASENDWKELLSVLKLEKNESPKIKEEEIKFDLKNEVISKDDKKVIQIHNRYIFTPIHSGMMLIHQQYAHQRILFEEYLRNLKKDKIPIQKQMFPEILEFNELDFQMVTELKDDLEKAGISLEKFGEREFVINGIPANMKTDDSKAFVESVLDNYKNNLGNTQIDTKTKLVKSLAINAAIKTGKKLSTDEMLLIIDKLFACENPYYSPNGKPVFLKIEQDEIDRKFE, from the coding sequence TGTAAAAGAGTTGCTCGAGAACTCTATTGATTCAGGTGCACAACAAATTAAATTAATTTTAAAAGAATCTGGAAAATCTTTGATTCAAATTACTGATGATGGTTGCGGAATGTCGGAAACTGATGCTCGCATGAGTTTTGAAAGACATGCTACTTCAAAAATAAAAAAAGCTACAGATCTTTTTAATATTCAAACAATGGGTTTCAGGGGAGAAGCTCTTGCATCAATAGCCTCAGTTTCAAAGATTGAGTTGAAAACTAAAAGGATAGAAGATGAAATAGGTACAAAAATAGTTATTGAAGGTGGAAAATTAATTACTCACGAACCTAATGCCTGTACAAGCGGAACGACAATTTCCGTAAAAAATCTTTTTTATAATATTCCTGTCAGAAAGAATTTCTTAAAATCAAACAATGTAGAATACAAATACATTATTTCGGAATTTATGCATATTTCCCTTGCTAAGCCCGAAATTAAAATGCTCATGACAAATGAAGGAAGAGATATTTATCATTTGAATAAAGGGCATTTGAAAAAGCGAATAACCAGTCTCTTTGGAAATAGAATTGAAAAACAATTGGTTCCTTTAAATGAAGAAACACCTATTGTAAAAATAAAGGGATTTATAGGGAAACCTGAAAGGGCAAAAAAATCCAGAGGTGATCAATTTCTTTTTGTTAACGGCAGGTTTATTAAAAACCCCTATTTTAATCATGCAATATTTAATGCTTACGATAATTTACTTCCGGATGATAGTTTCCCTTTTTACATTTTGTTTTTGGAAATTCCATCAAAGAGAATTGACATAAATGTGCATCCAACAAAAACGGAAGTTAAATTTGAAGATGACAAAGCAATTTATTCGATACTCAGAGCATCAATTCAAAAATCTTTGAATGAGCATCATGTAGCACCAAGTCTCGATTTTGAACAAGAAGCGTTTTATAATTTATTAAGTAGGGAAGAACGGGATAATAAAAAGGAAGATTCTAAAATAAAAATAAGTTTCGGGCAAGATAGTAATGTTAGCAAAAAGTCTTCTCAAGTTCAGGTAAAAGCTTCGGAAAACGATTGGAAGGAACTACTTAGCGTTTTAAAACTTGAAAAAAATGAAAGCCCAAAAATCAAAGAAGAAGAAATAAAATTTGATTTAAAAAATGAAGTTATAAGCAAAGATGATAAAAAAGTAATTCAAATTCATAACCGATATATTTTTACTCCTATTCATTCTGGAATGATGTTGATACATCAACAATATGCACATCAAAGAATATTGTTTGAAGAATATTTAAGAAATTTAAAAAAAGACAAAATTCCAATTCAAAAACAAATGTTTCCTGAGATTCTTGAATTTAACGAATTGGATTTTCAAATGGTTACAGAGCTAAAAGATGATCTTGAAAAAGCAGGAATATCTTTAGAAAAATTTGGAGAAAGAGAATTTGTGATTAACGGTATCCCAGCAAATATGAAAACAGATGATTCAAAAGCTTTTGTTGAATCTGTTCTTGACAATTACAAAAATAATTTGGGAAATACACAAATTGATACTAAAACGAAACTTGTAAAATCATTAGCCATAAATGCAGCAATTAAAACAGGAAAAAAATTATCAACTGATGAAATGTTGCTGATAATAGACAAATTATTTGCTTGTGAAAAT